A DNA window from Arachis hypogaea cultivar Tifrunner chromosome 18, arahy.Tifrunner.gnm2.J5K5, whole genome shotgun sequence contains the following coding sequences:
- the LOC112771165 gene encoding calcium/calmodulin-regulated receptor-like kinase 1 — MKEESTGLIIGISIGVVIGVVLAISALFCFRYHRKRSQIGNSSSRRAATIPIRANGADSCTILSDSTLGPESPVKAASRNGGMSFWLDGFKKSSMVSASGIPEYSYKDLQKATYNFTTLIGQGAFGPVYKAQMCTGETVAVKVLATNSKQGEKEFHTEVMLLGRLHHRNLVNLVGYCAEKGQHMLVYVYMSKGSLASHLYSEENGTLGWDLRVHIALDVARGLEYLHDGAVPPVIHRDIKSNNILLDQSMRARVADFGLSREEVVDKQAAIRGTFGYLDPEYISSGTFTKKSDVYSFGVLLFELIAGRNPQQGLMEYVELAAMNTDGKVGWEEIVDSRLEGKCDFQELNEVAALAYKCINRAPRKRPSMRDIVQVLTRIAKSRHHRNHHHHKKSLSATTADEVSIDVDNQDTKVTAVSQHRREESIDSAADMYDV; from the exons ATGAAAGAGGAATCAACAGGACTAATCATTGGGATCTCCATAGGTGTAGTTATTGGAGTTGTTCTTGCAATTTCTGCACTTTTCTGCTTTAGATACCATAGGAAGCGTTCACAGATTGGGAACAGCAGTTCCAGGAGGGCAGCCACCATACCGATTCGCGCAAATGGTGCCGATTCGTGTACTATTCTCTCGGACTCAACCTTAGGTCCAGAATCACCTGTGAAGGCCGCGTCGCGAAATGGGGGCATGTCCTTCTGGCTTGATGGATTTAAGAAGAGTAGCATGGTTTCAGCATCTGGTATACCAGAATATTCTTACAA GGATTTGCAGAAAGCAACCTATAATTTTACAACACTCATAGGACAAGGTGCTTTTGGTCCTGTTTATAAAGCTCAGATGTGTACTGGGGAGACTGTTGCGGTTAAAGTTCTTGCAACAAATTCCAAGCAAGGGGAAAAAGAATTTCACACTGAG GTTATGTTGTTGGGAAGGTTGCATCATAGAAACCTGGTCAATTTGGTTGGATATTGTGCAGAAAAGGGGCAACATATGCTTGTATATGTTTACATGAGTAAAGGCAGCTTGGCTTCCCACTTGTACA GCGAAGAGAATGGGACGCTGGGTTGGGATTTGAGGGTGCACATAGCTTTAGATGTAGCAAGAGGCTTGGAATATCTTCATGATGGA GCAGTTCCTCCTGTAATCCATAGAGATATCAAGTCTAACAATATTCTCTTGGACCAGTCGATGCGAGCCAGG GTTGCTGATTTTGGACTTTCAAGAGAAGAGGTGGTAGATAAACAGGCAGCAATTCGCGGAACCTTTGGATACCTTGATCCTGAGTATATATCTTCGGGAACATTCACTAAGAAGAGTGATGTTTATAGTTTCGGTGTGTTGCTCTTTGAACTTATAGCTGGAAGAAATCCACAGCAAGGTCTAATGGAATATGTTGAACTT GCGGCAATGAACACGGATGGAAAAGTTGGTTGGGAGGAGATTGTTGATTCTAGGCTAGAGGGTAAGTGTGACTTTCAAGAGCTCAATGAAGTCGCGGCCCTTGCCTATAAGTGCATCAACCGTGCTCCGAGGAAGCGGCCGTCCATGAGGGACATCGTGCAGGTGCTGACGAGGATTGCGAAGTCTCGGCACCACAGGAATCATCACCACCACAAAAAGTCCTTGTCAGCAACAACAGCAGATGAAGTTTCCATTGATGTTGATAATCAAGACACCAAGGTTACTGCTGTTTCTCAGCACAGGAGAGAAGAGTCTATAGATAGTGCAGCTGACATGTATGATGTGTag